A window of Sorex araneus isolate mSorAra2 chromosome 3, mSorAra2.pri, whole genome shotgun sequence genomic DNA:
TTTAGTGTAAATACCGCTAAAAAATTAGTTAactctcgggggctggagagatagcacagcgggtagggcgtttgccttgcacgcggccgacccgggttcaaatcccagcatcccatatggtcccctgagcacagccaggggtggttcctgagtgcagagccaggagtaacccctgtgcattgccaggtgtgacgcaaaaaaaaaaaaaaaaaaaaaattagttaactCTCTCTTTAGCCtccaatttttttcacttaagaggcaggggtgggggtggaagttACCTATGAACTTGGCATGAAATCTGGGGCTGAAATACAATGTACAAAAATAGTACAGCGGCtaagggggtttgccttgtatgcggccaacacgggttcaatccctggcatctcatactgTCCCCCAGCACAGGATTAACCAGAACTTCTTAAAATTGCTTCCACTTACTATGCAACCTCAGGCCTAcaggtatataaaatagatatCCAAACCAAGCGTTTATTGATAAAAGCCTTAATAAGATCACTACTACTGACTTTCTTTCACTGAATCAAGTTACGGAGCTCAATAATCCCTTAAATGGAATTAAATCCAAACATAGTAAATGGGAAACGTGGAACAGGACACTGAACCGTCGCTTACACTTTTGCCATTCTCACCAACCAACCCAGAAGCGGCGCGGGCGGAGCATCACGCAATGAGGCGGGACTTGAGAAGTTTGATCCTATCATGGATCCCATTTAACCAGTTGGACCTGTTTCATTGACCGGATTAAACCAATGAAAACTAGAGCACGGATTTCTGGGGGAAAATTGGCACAACCGGAAGTTTGGCACAACTCTAGCCACGCTAAGGCGGAGCTAACCTTCCGACCCTCCGCGCCACTGGCTGGTCATAGCTGTCCCTCAAAGGGAGGCGGgagagggcgtggccgagggcgCTCCCCGCGGCGCCGAGCCCCTCTGGACGCGGGACTCCGCGGGGAGAAGCCGAGGGCGGCGCGCTCGTGGCCGCCACCGGCCGCGCTCAGGAGACGCAGGAGGAAGGTGAAGCGGGCGACGAAGGAGCTCGGCAGCTCGGCTTAGCCCTCCCCAGGACCCTCAGGTGCCGGCTCTTCCTCAGGCTGCGGCCCGCGCGGGTGGGCGCGAGCTCGGGAGCCGCCACCCTGTTTGAGGGGCGTCGCCGCCCCCATCCCCCTCGGCTCGGCTCTCCCGGGTCGTCGATTCTGACAGGTCGCTGCGGCCCAGCGTTGGCCCCGGCCGAGCCCCGGCGCCCCAGGGACATCCCTCGGCCCGCCCCCCACCGCCTGACGGCGGccgttcctcccctccccccccccccccccccacgggctGCTCGCGCCGCGGGGACGCCCGCTGGGACCAGCCTGGGACGCCAGGACGCGCGCCGCAGTAggtgccccgccccgccgccggcgGTCGGACGGCCCCGGCGCCCGGGACGCACGCGGTCCGGCTCACGCGCGGCCTCGCGCCCTCCCGCCGTTGCCAGGAATGGGGCCGAGGTTTGGTCTCTTGTCTTGGCGGCGGCACAGATCTTGCTTTTTCACGGCTTTCGTGCACCGCTTGTCAGTAAATTGGCTTAGCAGTGACGGTCCCATTCCCTTATCCGGGCCCGGGCCGGGAAGCGCAAACCTTGAGAGTTTTGTTGCGAACGTTGTGTTTTGCAGAAAGCCACTCTGCCGGAAATAAGGCCTGTTGCATCTTCTCTGCTCCAGCCGCAGAGAACTTGACAGCGTGGACAGTAGAGAGAAGGCGGCGATCTGCACAGCCTGTTCTTAGCATTCACTTGGGGCACTGTCTCCTTAGAGGCTTCTCCTGATGTGTTAGAGGCCAGCTGTCCCCTAGCTCTGTAGGTAATGCAAGCAGTGGAGGTTCATCTGAGTGGGTAGGGGTactgggcagggtgggtgggggtaggCTGGGTATGGAAGGAACCTATTGCATATGAGAAAATGGGCCCTGAAAAAGCAATATTATGGACTTTCTCAAGAACAGTACACATTCTTAGAGGTGATATATAAGTGACTTTGATCCAGCTCTTAGTTTCTCTGTTGACACTTGTAAAATTGATAGACTCTCTCATCCACATGGTGATATTTAAGTGAAGTAATCTGtgtaaaaaaaaactgttgagaCATAACTTTACATTCCTTGATGGATTGAGCAGAGGGTCTAGCTAGCCAGTGCCTTCTCGCCCTGTAACCaactgctcatttctttttttccccctttgtcttGACAGTTCTTTTCTGGAGACACAGTACCTCCACATCCATCAGATTTTTTGAATGCCAGATTCTCCCAACCCTGCATGGAATCTTTTGTGTATTTCAAAAGCTAATTAAAAGCCACACTTTTCAGGagtctgagagatagcacagcaggtaagggttAACTTTATTGCCCTCCACCCACCTCGATTAGATCACTGGCACCCCTGGCACCTTGTATGGtgcctgagtccctccaggagtgatcctgagcacagccaggtgtggcccaaaacaaggaTACATTTTTTAGTATATAAGTTTGTAAATACAAACATATCcaccattttaataatttttacctctttttttaaaataaaatgttttaatgatgCAGAGAACAACAGAGCTTTTGGCAGTTGTACTATACCCTGAATGGAACAAATGGAAcaaatacttttttgttgttttgccgctgaactttattttctttttttaaggaagtGTAACTTTCAATTATGTTGAAATTCTTTCTTGCTTACCCTATAACAATGTTTTTAAAAGCTGGGGATCCTCCCAATCAAGTGCCAAGTTTGTTTCTTATGTCTTACTTCTATGGCCCCTTTTTATCTTGTCCTCTCTTCTCATCCTCCCAGTGCTGGTTGGGTGAGTTCATTTAGAGGCTTCAAGACTCTTATCTGGTGAACCTGTGCTGTGTGCTTGGCCTGTATTCAGTCATTGTCTTTATCCAGAGTAAACTTGACCCACTTCCTTAAGTTTAGTAGTTGCATTACACTTGTTCCACCCTGTGCCAGGGAAAGGCAACCTtccatacattttataaaattaggtTATTGTAATAATGATGGTGTTATCATTGATAATCATCAATTATAATCATCATCACTAtaattatatgttttataattaATCGTTTCTGAACAAATGGTACAAATAGACCAAATCATATTTTtaactatgtatttttatattgtttaattCATACATTTTAATCATGTACAGTTTGTGATATTCCCATTCTTAAATATTCAGAATGACAGTAAGATTAGGCATCAGCAACAGTCTGTAGTCATCCCTCTATAGTATGTTGTTATGCCTCcaatattaaaagagaaatgtAGTTTGGCATTAATACAAAGTTTTCTTCAACCTTCCTGTCCTACATTCTTGACTCTCTCAAGGAATAGGAGGCACCTGGGCGGAGACCTCCTTTCACACAGCCAGAGATGGCATCAGTGGACTTCAAGACCTATGTGGATCAGGCCTGCAGAGCAGCTGAAGAGTTTGTCAATGTCTACTATACCACCATGGATAAGCGGCGGCGTCTACTGTCTCGTCTGTACATGGGAACAGCCACCCTGGTATGGAACGGAAATGCTGTTTCTGGACAAGAGTCATTGAGTGAGTTCTTTGAAATGTTGCCTTCCAGTGAATTCCAAATCAATGTGGTAGACTGCCAACCAGTTCATGATGAAGCCACACCAagccagaccacagtcctcgttGTGATCTGTGGGTCAGTGAAGTTTGAGGGTAACAAGCAACGGGACTTCAACCAGACTTTCATCCTAACTGCTCAAGCCTCACCCAATAACACAGTGTGGAAGATAGCAAGTGACTGCTTCCGGTTCCAGGACTGGGCTAACTAGGAAGTCTAAAAAGGCCTCTCCAGCCACAGTTCTGTAGGTAAATATAGATCTCAAATGTGGGAACAcaggtttctttctctcttgcagACTTCCCTGCCCacattgaattctgtttgctcTAGTTTAAGGATCCACCTTTTTGAGTGTTTATGTGTTTGTCTTAGATGCCTTTTCAAATTAGtagacttttctatttttatacttACTCACTTAGAGACCCTGGTACTGAAAATtctggaccccctcccccccaaaaaaaaactgtaataataaaaatgttgtttCTTTATCCTTGCCTGAAATGTTAGACTATTTTGAGGAGGGTGGAAAAGCATTAAAGGCAGGAAGCTTAGTAAAAGGTATTTACAGAGATATGTGAACTCTAAGGCCTGTTGCATACCTTAAGCAGAGGTTTTCACTCAGGTATAGTAGTGATGGAGTTCACAGCTGTAATTCCTTAGGACCTTTGAAAATTACCTTTTTTCAATCTACACAGCCCATATTAACTTTTCACCTAGATTACCAGGACTAGAAATTGACTATTTTCAAAAACATGGGAGATGGGAGATATCAACATTTGAGTACCTCAGACTTACTGTGCATATGCCTGAGAACCTTAGGTGGCTGAAAGTAtgcaaatgaaattaaatgaataaatgcttGTAACTTGAAATTCTCTTCCTTTGTAAAGAGAAGAAGAAGTACTggagtgggtggtggtggtgagacagttcaaattacaaattttattaaCCCTGAAGACTAATTCTAATTTCTCcatataaagaaaaagtaaattgttGAAGGCTTAATTGTCCTTTAACCAATAGATCTTAGTACTACATAGCTTCTGAAGTTACATTTTCTTTGACTAGGGCATAGTATGTTTGATCTAGAATTGTAGTTAGTTATGATAGTGAATTAGAAATATCAGAGAAGGAAGTAAACTCTGATTTGTACAGTAGCACATAACGGCAATTTCCTCTGTATCCCCTCCCTTTTCTACTACTAAACTCCAGTATTTAGTGGGGCAAAACTCCCACCTAAAAGGCTAAACTTTCTAAAAGATTTGACATGATTAAGTTTTGGCCAGTGACACTTAACAGTTGAGCTTGGAATTTGCTAGATTAACCCTTCTGTCCTACCTGGACAAGGTTATGGTAGCTGGACTACTGGCCCTGTCTGAGTTTTGGGCCATGAGACCAAGTTGACTTTAGGTGGGAACTATGTTAAGCTGTAAAGTGCATATATACACTGATGACTTGAACTACCAAAATGGTTCTAGTTTGCCTTTTCCCAGACTTTAAAATGAAAGAAGCATATTTTAGCATTATTGATTTGAAGTATTATGACATCTAGCCTAGTAAAGCCTAATCATTAAGTACGGAAAGAGCTGCAAGGGACAAGATATGCAAGTGAGAAAATGACTGCAGTGTCCTTGACAAACCAGAATATTTGGGGATATTTTGTgccctctttttcatttttcttttttctttttgggtcatacccggtgatgcacaggagttactcctggctctggattcaggaatcgctcctggcagtgcttgggggaccatatggaatgctggggattgaacccgggtcaactgcgtgcaagcaaatgccctacctgctgtgctatccctccagccctgttttGTGCCCTCTTGGCCTCAAAATGTTCACAGTCTAATGGGAGGCAATGAAAATGGTAAATTTAGATTTAAAGTCACATATAAAGAATGGTAAAACCAGTTGTAGATGTGTACATAGCAAGCCAAGACAATTCAGCTGAGATGCTGATGAAACATGTAAGATACAAAAATTAGTTTCTAACTTGTACAATTATCTGAAGTCTAAAACTTCCTTAGCAGAAAAGAGTGGAGTGGCCTGGGAGAATTGGTGCAGAGATTGATGTGTCTCAAACCACAAAGCCTCCCTCATGGGATGAGGTGAGATGCCGTTTTTAAATCAGGCCTAGATAGTACTCATCTGTATAATGACATCATTTGATAGGGGTACATGAAGTATTTTTACTAAAGAGCTACATGGATTGTAGTCAGCAAAAGTAAGCAGTAATTCTTTTTACCAATATGATCTGGACTTGGAACTGACTGTATTCAGAAGCTTCTTGATTTCTCATTATTCCCCAACTATCTGAATCTGGGGTATCATACTACCAGGAACCCCCtcagttttctttcctctccatttTACATATAGAAGCTCCAAGCGACTTTCCCTTTAACCTCCTCCCTTTGAGTCCTAGCCCCTGTCCCTTCTACCCCTCAGCCTCTATGCTCTTTCATACTTACAATCATTAAATTAGATAAAAaatcaacagcaacaataaaCCCATTGAAAGAACCCTACAGTCTTTGTCTTCTGTGTATAGGCTGcacttttcagtttgttttttggggccacacctggcagtgctcagggcttagtcctggctctatgctcagggttcacttctggtggtgctcaggggaccatatggcgtgccAAGGATCAACCCCAAGTTGGCCATAGACAAGACAAGGCAGGCTGGTCTTCCTAAGCTTACCATGCCACTTGGAAGCCTGAACTGGAGAAGTTGAAAGACTGATTGCCCCTTCTCACGAAAACCATGAAACTTGTGATCTTGGACCAAAGTTAAACACCATGGGTTAAAGGGTCACTGGTCAGCACAATgctgtaaatttttgtttttctttcttgattggGGCCATACTCAACTCTCCTGGCTCCTCATGTGGCACAGGAGACTGTAGGGAAAGTTGCTGTACTACTGTCTTTCTGGCACCTGAATGATCAGTTTGGTAAttgccaaaataagaaaaagtaatagCTTCTTGATCTATATTTACCTTCCAATTGGTTTTCCAAACCACGTTAATAGAtctcttttcccttttatctgcttttattttt
This region includes:
- the NXT1 gene encoding NTF2-related export protein 1; this encodes MASVDFKTYVDQACRAAEEFVNVYYTTMDKRRRLLSRLYMGTATLVWNGNAVSGQESLSEFFEMLPSSEFQINVVDCQPVHDEATPSQTTVLVVICGSVKFEGNKQRDFNQTFILTAQASPNNTVWKIASDCFRFQDWAN